From a single Nocardioides sp. dk884 genomic region:
- a CDS encoding beta-ketoacyl-[acyl-carrier-protein] synthase family protein — MSRTRVVVTGLGTTSPLGGDVASTWEGLLAGRSGVRHLTEEWAADLPVKIAGRIAIEPTEVLERVKARRLDRSAQFALVAAMEAWRDAGLENAVQDHGLDGDRVGVAMASGIGGVTTLLDNYDTLKAKGPRRVSPLAVPMLMANAPAANISLYVGARGAVNTPISACASGNEGIAMAIDQIRLGRADVVVAGGTEAAIHPLPMAAFANMMALSKNDGDPTTVSRPWDTGRNGFVLGEGAGVLVLESLEHAQARGARIYAEVLGAGITADSHDIAQPDPEGRGGSRAILRALAESDIDASAIKHVNAHATSTPLGDIAEGLMLHATLGASVSDVVVTSTKSMTGHLLGGAGALEAVATVMALHERVSPPTINLDDLDPRVDLDIATTARPLPQGDIAALNNSFGFGGANVAVAFGSI; from the coding sequence ATGAGTCGAACCCGAGTCGTGGTCACCGGCCTCGGCACCACCAGCCCCCTGGGCGGCGACGTGGCCAGCACCTGGGAGGGCCTGCTCGCTGGGCGCTCCGGCGTGCGTCACCTCACCGAGGAGTGGGCCGCCGACCTGCCGGTCAAGATCGCGGGTCGGATCGCCATCGAGCCGACCGAGGTCCTGGAGCGGGTCAAGGCCCGCCGCCTGGACCGTTCGGCGCAGTTCGCCCTGGTCGCGGCGATGGAGGCATGGCGCGACGCCGGCCTGGAGAACGCCGTCCAGGACCACGGTCTTGACGGCGACCGGGTCGGCGTCGCCATGGCGTCGGGCATCGGTGGCGTGACCACCCTGCTCGACAACTACGACACCTTGAAGGCCAAGGGCCCGCGCCGGGTCTCCCCGCTCGCGGTGCCCATGCTGATGGCCAACGCTCCCGCCGCCAACATCAGCCTCTACGTCGGTGCCCGCGGCGCGGTGAACACCCCGATCTCGGCGTGCGCGTCGGGCAACGAGGGCATCGCCATGGCCATCGACCAGATCCGCCTGGGCCGCGCCGACGTCGTCGTCGCCGGCGGCACCGAGGCCGCGATCCACCCGCTGCCGATGGCGGCGTTCGCCAACATGATGGCGCTGTCCAAGAACGACGGGGACCCGACCACCGTGTCGCGTCCCTGGGACACCGGCCGCAACGGCTTCGTGCTGGGCGAGGGCGCCGGCGTCCTGGTGCTGGAGTCCCTCGAGCACGCCCAGGCCCGCGGCGCCCGCATCTACGCCGAGGTCCTCGGTGCCGGCATCACCGCCGACTCCCACGACATCGCCCAGCCCGACCCGGAGGGCCGCGGCGGCTCGCGCGCCATCCTGCGGGCGCTGGCGGAGTCCGACATCGACGCCTCCGCGATCAAGCACGTCAACGCGCACGCGACCTCCACGCCGCTCGGCGACATCGCCGAGGGCCTGATGCTGCACGCCACGCTGGGCGCCAGCGTCTCCGACGTGGTCGTCACCAGCACCAAGTCGATGACCGGGCACCTGCTCGGTGGCGCCGGCGCGCTCGAGGCGGTCGCGACGGTGATGGCGCTGCACGAGCGGGTCAGCCCACCCACGATCAACCTCGACGACTTGGACCCGCGGGTGGACCTGGACATCGCGACCACCGCACGTCCGCTCCCCCAGGGCGACATCGCGGCGCTCAACAACTCCTTCGGCTTCGGCGGCGCCAACGTCGCCGTCGCGTTCGGGAGCATCTGA
- a CDS encoding acyl-CoA carboxylase subunit beta → MSVVAAPASSRPAKLPREEDPRHPLKRLTALFDDGTLELISPDDDSGMLAATGHVDGAPVVAFCSDATVMGGAMGDLGCRVVVDAYHRAMTDRVPIIGLWHSGGARLAEGVLSLHAVGRIFQVMTQASGKIPQVSVVLGPAAGGAAYGPALTDVVILGPEGRIFVTGPDVVRSVTGEDVDMLRLGGPEPHGRRSGVVHVLTDTEAEALERARAIASLLGAQGSLRVSDVADRDLEALLPESRKRAYDVHPLVEAVLDEGTVQELHTRWAPNVVTALGRFGGRTVGVVANNPLRLGGCLDSASAEKSARFVRMCDAFGIPLIVLVDVPGYLPGVGQEWDGVVRRGAKLLHAFGECVVPRVTLVTRKTYGGAYIAMNSRSLGATKVLAWPGAEVAVMGAVAAVRILHRRRLAEVEPDLRAQVENELAAEHERIAGGVERAVEIGVVDEVVAPAETRSAIARAIDEAVQTDGVRRGNHGNIPL, encoded by the coding sequence ATGAGCGTCGTCGCCGCCCCCGCCTCCTCCCGCCCGGCCAAGCTGCCGCGCGAGGAGGACCCGCGCCACCCGCTCAAGCGGCTGACCGCGCTCTTCGACGACGGCACGCTGGAGCTGATCAGCCCCGACGACGACTCCGGCATGCTCGCGGCGACCGGACACGTCGACGGCGCCCCCGTCGTCGCCTTCTGCTCCGACGCCACCGTCATGGGCGGCGCGATGGGCGACCTCGGCTGCCGAGTCGTCGTGGACGCCTACCACCGCGCGATGACCGACCGGGTGCCGATCATCGGGCTGTGGCACTCCGGCGGCGCCCGGCTCGCCGAGGGCGTGCTCTCGCTGCACGCGGTCGGCCGGATCTTCCAGGTGATGACCCAGGCCTCGGGCAAGATCCCGCAGGTCTCGGTGGTGCTCGGCCCGGCCGCCGGCGGCGCGGCGTACGGCCCGGCGCTCACCGACGTGGTGATCCTCGGTCCCGAGGGCCGCATCTTCGTCACCGGGCCCGACGTCGTCCGCTCGGTCACCGGCGAGGACGTCGACATGCTGCGCCTCGGCGGCCCGGAGCCGCACGGTCGTCGATCCGGCGTCGTGCACGTGCTGACCGACACCGAGGCGGAGGCCCTGGAGCGGGCGCGCGCCATCGCCAGCCTGCTCGGTGCGCAGGGCAGCCTGCGCGTCAGCGACGTGGCGGACCGCGACCTCGAGGCACTGCTGCCGGAGTCGCGCAAGCGCGCCTACGACGTGCACCCGCTGGTCGAGGCCGTGCTCGACGAGGGCACCGTGCAGGAGCTGCACACCCGCTGGGCGCCCAACGTCGTGACCGCCCTGGGCCGCTTCGGCGGGCGCACGGTCGGCGTGGTGGCCAACAACCCCCTGCGCCTGGGCGGCTGCCTGGACTCCGCCTCCGCTGAGAAGTCCGCGCGGTTCGTGCGGATGTGCGATGCCTTCGGGATCCCGCTCATCGTCCTCGTGGACGTCCCGGGCTACCTGCCCGGTGTCGGGCAGGAGTGGGACGGCGTGGTGCGCCGCGGCGCCAAGCTGCTGCACGCCTTCGGCGAGTGCGTGGTCCCCCGGGTCACCCTGGTGACCCGCAAGACCTACGGCGGGGCCTACATCGCGATGAACTCCCGCTCGCTGGGCGCCACCAAGGTGCTGGCCTGGCCGGGTGCCGAGGTCGCGGTCATGGGCGCCGTCGCGGCGGTGCGCATCCTGCACCGCCGGCGCCTGGCCGAGGTCGAGCCCGACCTGCGCGCGCAGGTCGAGAACGAGCTCGCCGCCGAGCACGAGCGGATCGCCGGCGGCGTCGAGCGCGCCGTCGAGATCGGCGTCGTCGACGAGGTCGTCGCCCCCGCCGAAACCCGCTCCGCGATCGCCCGGGCCATCGACGAGGCCGTCCAGACCGACGGCGTACGCCGCGGGAACCACGGCAACATCCCGCTCTGA
- a CDS encoding DUF3145 domain-containing protein: protein MTARTTSRSATRGVLYVHSAPSALCPHIEWAVGGVLGVPVSLDWTPQPAQAGTYRAELSWSGSTGSAAAIASALRGWNQLRFEITEEPTSGTEGARYSYTPELGVFHAVTGIHGDIMIPEDRLKAAVVKAALGETTVLVEIDKLLGKPWDDELETFRHAGDGAPVRWLHQVV, encoded by the coding sequence GTGACCGCACGCACCACCAGCCGCTCGGCGACGAGGGGCGTACTTTACGTTCACTCCGCGCCGTCCGCGTTGTGCCCACACATCGAGTGGGCCGTGGGCGGTGTCCTCGGCGTGCCCGTGAGCCTGGACTGGACGCCTCAGCCGGCGCAGGCCGGCACCTACCGTGCCGAGCTCTCCTGGAGCGGATCGACGGGTTCCGCGGCCGCCATCGCCTCGGCGCTGCGCGGCTGGAACCAGCTGCGCTTCGAGATCACCGAGGAGCCGACGTCCGGGACCGAGGGCGCCCGCTACTCCTACACCCCCGAGCTCGGCGTCTTCCACGCCGTCACGGGCATCCACGGCGACATCATGATCCCCGAGGACCGGCTCAAGGCCGCCGTGGTCAAGGCCGCGCTCGGTGAGACCACTGTCCTCGTCGAGATCGACAAGCTGCTCGGCAAGCCCTGGGACGACGAGCTCGAGACGTTCCGCCACGCCGGTGACGGCGCGCCGGTGCGCTGGCTGCACCAGGTCGTCTGA
- a CDS encoding PP2C family protein-serine/threonine phosphatase yields MLGFAGSGVSEVGLVRVHNEDSGYVGRSVAVVADGVGGAAAGEVASATAVDALVSCWRACWFAAGPPDALEARVAAATDAARAAVRFAVQRDLNRLGMSTTLTVVACDGAQVALGHVGDSRAYRWRDGVLTQLSGDHTYAEQLRRTSRVSAAVLATHPWRKVVLRTLDGDPADAGPDIAVADVRAGDRLLLCTDGLSDLVDDEAIAGTLREGAAAQAVTALVHAALAAGGRDNITCVVLDLVDIDEAEASAASPRGPGLLLGAVRDGANVVSPTHTWNA; encoded by the coding sequence ATGCTCGGCTTCGCGGGCTCGGGAGTGAGCGAGGTCGGCCTGGTGCGCGTCCACAACGAGGACTCGGGGTACGTCGGGCGCTCGGTCGCCGTCGTCGCGGACGGGGTCGGGGGAGCGGCGGCAGGTGAGGTCGCCTCCGCCACGGCTGTGGACGCACTCGTCTCGTGCTGGCGCGCCTGCTGGTTCGCGGCCGGACCGCCGGATGCCCTCGAGGCCCGGGTCGCGGCCGCCACGGACGCCGCGCGGGCCGCGGTCCGCTTCGCCGTGCAGCGCGACCTGAACCGCCTCGGCATGTCGACCACGTTGACGGTGGTGGCATGCGACGGCGCGCAGGTCGCGCTCGGGCACGTCGGGGACTCGCGTGCCTACCGCTGGCGCGACGGCGTGCTGACCCAGCTCTCCGGTGACCACACCTATGCCGAGCAGCTGCGTCGTACGTCGCGTGTCTCGGCCGCGGTGCTGGCCACCCACCCGTGGCGCAAGGTCGTGCTCCGCACGCTCGACGGCGACCCGGCCGACGCCGGCCCGGACATCGCGGTGGCCGACGTGCGCGCGGGCGATCGGCTGCTGCTGTGCACCGACGGCCTGAGCGACCTGGTCGACGACGAGGCGATCGCAGGGACGCTGCGCGAGGGTGCCGCGGCGCAGGCGGTGACCGCCCTGGTCCACGCGGCGCTCGCGGCGGGCGGGCGCGACAACATCACCTGCGTGGTCTTGGACCTGGTCGACATCGACGAGGCCGAGGCGTCCGCGGCGTCGCCGCGCGGTCCCGGGCTGCTGCTCGGTGCGGTCCGCGACGGCGCCAACGTCGTCTCGCCCACCCACACGTGGAACGCCTGA
- a CDS encoding tetratricopeptide repeat protein has protein sequence MADQRRNQRPQGDGPGRGGRPSGGRPSGGKPQSGGRGSERPERGGERSRSGDRPDRGGRPERGGDRTRSGGRPERGGRPDRGGRSDSRERAPRTGDQARYDGPELPPEISGDELDRSVGAQLKGLPEKLAARIARHLVAAGHFIDTDPELAYQHAMAARARAARLAVVREAVGEAAYAAGHYAEALAELRAAKRMNGATAYLPIMADCHRALGQPEQALKLAKSPSVVNFAPEAKAEMTIVEAGARRDLGQFDAALRTLELAPLNNKTRSSWVVRLRYAYADTLEAAGRYTDALAWFHRTNAIDAEELTDAADRAEALEKRLAD, from the coding sequence ATGGCTGACCAGCGACGCAACCAGCGCCCTCAGGGCGACGGACCCGGACGCGGCGGTCGCCCCTCGGGTGGCAGGCCCTCCGGCGGCAAGCCGCAGAGCGGTGGACGCGGCAGCGAGCGCCCCGAGCGCGGCGGCGAGCGTTCCCGCAGCGGCGACCGGCCGGACCGTGGCGGACGTCCCGAGCGCGGCGGCGACCGTACGCGCAGCGGCGGGCGCCCCGAGCGGGGTGGCCGGCCCGACCGTGGCGGTCGCTCCGATAGCCGTGAGCGTGCTCCGCGCACCGGTGACCAGGCGCGCTACGACGGCCCCGAGCTGCCCCCCGAGATCTCCGGTGATGAGCTCGACCGCTCGGTCGGCGCCCAGCTGAAGGGGCTGCCCGAGAAGCTCGCGGCCCGGATCGCGCGGCACCTCGTGGCCGCGGGGCACTTCATCGACACCGACCCCGAGCTCGCCTACCAGCACGCGATGGCCGCCCGGGCCCGTGCGGCACGGCTCGCCGTCGTCCGCGAGGCCGTGGGCGAGGCGGCGTACGCCGCCGGACACTACGCCGAGGCGCTCGCCGAGCTGCGTGCGGCGAAGCGGATGAACGGCGCCACGGCGTACCTGCCGATCATGGCGGACTGCCACCGTGCCCTCGGTCAGCCCGAGCAGGCGCTCAAGCTCGCCAAGAGCCCGTCGGTGGTGAACTTCGCCCCCGAGGCCAAGGCGGAGATGACGATCGTCGAGGCCGGCGCCCGCCGGGACCTCGGCCAGTTCGACGCCGCTCTCCGGACGCTGGAGCTGGCGCCGCTCAACAACAAGACTCGCTCCTCCTGGGTCGTGCGGCTGCGCTACGCCTACGCCGACACCCTCGAGGCCGCTGGGCGCTACACCGACGCGCTGGCGTGGTTCCACCGCACCAACGCGATCGACGCCGAGGAGCTCACCGACGCGGCCGACCGCGCCGAGGCCCTCGAGAAGCGCCTCGCAGACTGA
- the tyrS gene encoding tyrosine--tRNA ligase: MPIDTTLLDDLEWRGLVAHSTDRDALREALGEGSVRYYVGFDPTAPSLHMGNLLQIVTAMRLQRAGHTPYVLVGGATGLIGDPRDSGERTLNSLDTVNDWVRRVRGQIEPFLSFDGDNGATMVNNYDWTASLSTIDFLRDIGKHFPVNRMLARDVVKRRLEDGISYTEFSYVLLQSMDFLNLYRDHGVTLQFGGSDQWGNLTSGVELIRRAEGGRAHAFATPLITKADGTKYGKTEGGALWLDPEMMSPYSFFQFWLNVEDEKVVELLKAFTFLSRAEIEELETTHAEKPFLRAGQKALAEQVTTLVHGAEETERIKAASAALFGGGELAGLGGQTLGAALREAGSITVDGGEIPSVVDLLVDTGLAKSKGEARRTIGEGGAYVNNVRVEDVDAVPARSELIDGAWLVLRRGKKKFAGVEVR, encoded by the coding sequence GTGCCCATCGACACCACCCTTCTCGACGACCTCGAGTGGCGCGGCCTCGTCGCCCACTCGACGGACCGCGACGCGCTGCGCGAGGCGCTCGGCGAGGGGAGCGTGCGGTACTACGTGGGCTTCGACCCGACCGCGCCCAGCCTCCACATGGGCAACCTGCTGCAGATCGTCACCGCGATGCGCCTGCAGCGGGCGGGGCACACGCCGTACGTCCTCGTGGGGGGCGCGACCGGTCTGATCGGGGACCCGCGCGACTCCGGCGAGCGCACCTTGAACTCCCTGGACACCGTCAACGACTGGGTGCGCCGGGTGCGCGGGCAGATCGAGCCGTTCCTGTCCTTCGACGGCGACAACGGCGCCACGATGGTCAACAACTACGACTGGACCGCGAGCCTGTCCACGATCGACTTCCTGCGTGACATCGGCAAGCACTTCCCGGTCAACCGGATGCTGGCCCGCGACGTGGTCAAGCGGCGCCTCGAGGACGGCATCAGCTACACCGAGTTCAGCTACGTGCTGCTCCAGTCGATGGACTTCCTCAACCTCTACCGCGACCACGGCGTCACGCTGCAGTTCGGCGGCTCCGACCAGTGGGGCAACCTCACCAGCGGCGTCGAGCTGATCCGGCGCGCCGAAGGAGGGCGCGCGCACGCCTTCGCGACCCCGCTGATCACCAAGGCCGACGGCACGAAGTACGGCAAGACCGAGGGCGGGGCCCTGTGGCTCGACCCGGAGATGATGTCGCCGTACTCGTTCTTCCAGTTCTGGCTCAACGTCGAGGACGAGAAGGTCGTCGAGCTGCTGAAGGCCTTCACCTTCCTCTCCCGGGCGGAGATCGAGGAGCTCGAGACCACCCACGCGGAGAAGCCGTTCCTGCGTGCGGGACAGAAGGCGCTCGCCGAGCAGGTGACGACGCTGGTGCACGGCGCGGAGGAGACCGAGCGGATTAAGGCGGCTTCCGCAGCGCTGTTCGGCGGCGGAGAGCTCGCCGGCCTCGGCGGACAGACCCTGGGCGCGGCCCTGCGTGAGGCGGGTTCGATCACCGTCGACGGGGGAGAGATCCCGAGCGTGGTGGACCTCCTGGTCGACACCGGTCTGGCCAAGAGCAAGGGCGAGGCGCGGCGCACCATCGGTGAGGGCGGCGCCTACGTCAACAACGTCCGCGTCGAGGACGTCGACGCGGTCCCGGCACGCAGCGAGCTGATCGACGGCGCATGGCTGGTGCTGCGGCGGGGTAAGAAGAAGTTCGCCGGCGTCGAGGTCCGCTGA
- a CDS encoding serine/threonine-protein kinase gives MIAGRYSLVREIGRGGMGAVWLGRDEVLGREVALKRIGPAPGHDDPEVALERAGREARLAARLNHPHVVAVFDLLGEGEDRWLVMEYVAGSTLSELVRSTGPLSPDQAASLLSQAAEGLAAAHEAGIVHRDVKPSNILVTPDGQVKLTDFGIARGGTDLTLTRTGLVTGSPAYLAPEVASGQPATAACDVWSLGATLFHALAGHPPYDVGDNLLGALYRIVHEEPPRLADAGWLDPLLRGTMAIDPAERWTMSQVRDFLAAGPGAPIPAPSAHTASGPVPRGESTRAVAPVPGRGRAPVAGTRRRGRWVPALLGLAVLALLAVVGVAVLTDRGETPSGGAARGDAATPTASPEPTTPTSDDLRAFVTDYLQRAAADPADGYEMLTPAFQEASGRRAGYDGFWGGVAGVRDIQVTEADPESMTVAYSYTYDLDNGESRTESVRLQLVYDGSRLLVADEG, from the coding sequence GTGATCGCAGGCAGGTACTCCCTCGTGCGCGAGATCGGCCGAGGTGGCATGGGTGCCGTCTGGCTCGGCCGCGACGAGGTCCTGGGACGAGAGGTCGCGCTGAAGCGCATCGGACCGGCGCCCGGGCATGACGACCCGGAGGTCGCCCTCGAACGCGCGGGACGGGAGGCACGCCTCGCGGCGCGCCTCAACCACCCCCACGTGGTCGCCGTCTTCGACCTGCTCGGCGAGGGCGAGGACCGCTGGCTGGTGATGGAGTACGTCGCCGGGTCCACCCTCTCCGAGCTCGTGCGCTCGACCGGTCCGCTCTCCCCCGACCAGGCGGCGAGCCTGCTCAGCCAGGCGGCCGAGGGGCTCGCGGCCGCCCACGAGGCGGGGATCGTGCACCGCGACGTCAAGCCGTCGAACATCCTCGTGACCCCCGACGGGCAGGTGAAGCTCACCGACTTCGGCATCGCCCGCGGCGGGACCGACCTGACGCTGACCCGGACCGGCCTGGTGACCGGGTCCCCCGCCTACCTCGCGCCCGAGGTCGCCTCCGGGCAGCCCGCGACCGCGGCCTGCGACGTCTGGTCCCTGGGCGCCACCCTCTTCCACGCCCTCGCCGGCCACCCGCCGTACGACGTGGGCGACAACCTGCTCGGGGCGCTGTACCGCATCGTCCACGAGGAGCCGCCGCGGCTCGCGGATGCCGGGTGGCTCGACCCGCTGCTGCGCGGCACGATGGCGATCGACCCCGCCGAGCGCTGGACGATGTCGCAGGTCCGCGACTTCCTCGCCGCCGGGCCCGGGGCACCGATCCCGGCCCCCTCCGCCCACACCGCGTCGGGCCCCGTGCCTCGCGGCGAGTCCACCCGGGCGGTCGCGCCGGTCCCGGGTCGCGGTCGGGCGCCGGTCGCCGGCACCCGACGCCGCGGGCGCTGGGTCCCGGCCCTGCTGGGCCTGGCCGTGCTGGCGCTGCTGGCCGTGGTCGGTGTCGCCGTCCTCACCGACCGCGGCGAGACGCCGTCCGGCGGCGCCGCACGAGGAGACGCCGCGACGCCGACCGCGTCGCCCGAACCGACCACACCGACGAGCGACGACCTGCGCGCCTTCGTCACCGACTACCTCCAGCGCGCGGCCGCCGACCCGGCGGACGGCTACGAGATGCTGACCCCGGCGTTCCAGGAGGCCAGCGGCAGGCGTGCGGGGTACGACGGGTTCTGGGGCGGCGTCGCCGGCGTGCGCGACATCCAGGTGACCGAGGCCGACCCCGAGTCGATGACGGTGGCCTACAGCTACACCTACGACCTCGACAACGGCGAGAGCCGCACGGAGTCGGTGCGTCTGCAGCTGGTCTACGACGGCTCCCGCCTGCTGGTCGCCGACGAGGGCTGA
- a CDS encoding Hpt domain-containing protein, translated as MSDPTPEDGLDLERLAMLRDLDPDDTAYLDRAIGNFVTNSPEAGAAARAAALRGDHEELKAVTHKMVGNSLNLGLNYVGTAARRLELLAGESTTEGALPLLDELDTALLRGREDLLAFQASYQGSRS; from the coding sequence GTGTCCGACCCCACCCCCGAGGACGGCCTCGACCTCGAGCGTCTTGCGATGCTGCGCGACCTCGACCCCGACGACACGGCGTACCTCGACCGGGCGATCGGGAACTTCGTCACCAACTCCCCCGAGGCCGGCGCGGCGGCCCGCGCGGCCGCGCTGCGCGGCGACCACGAGGAGCTGAAGGCGGTCACCCACAAGATGGTCGGCAACAGCCTCAACCTCGGGCTGAACTACGTCGGGACCGCCGCGCGGCGCCTGGAGCTGCTGGCCGGCGAGAGCACCACCGAGGGTGCTCTCCCGCTGCTCGACGAGCTCGACACCGCGCTGCTGCGCGGGCGCGAGGATCTGCTCGCCTTCCAGGCCTCCTATCAGGGCTCGCGTTCCTGA
- a CDS encoding IclR family transcriptional regulator — protein sequence MDPARPASASAPSDTMIVRMTRVLESFDRWGTRLSLEEIGTRARLPRSSCHRILDQLVQIGWVRRHTTGYSLGHRASRIGSRGPSRDQVREAAAPVLLDLQVRTGLVVHLCMLEGPEVVFLDKLGGPFALSLPSDVGSRWWVTNATIGKTILAWLPPEEVDALLGECAAPGGIDGDDPSLLHAELAEIRRRGVGYERGLGMPGVVGVTAPILTADGPVAAISAVGPVERVDFARLTPVVRHAGRQTSEALQSRMCADNDGPEAALDPIPYRKLGSTEGWLGGRRVGRCCGKQEVCDRLWGDNKLVRRNEPCA from the coding sequence ATGGACCCTGCCCGCCCTGCGTCGGCGAGTGCCCCCAGCGACACGATGATCGTGCGGATGACGCGCGTGCTGGAGAGCTTCGACCGCTGGGGGACCCGGCTGTCGCTGGAGGAGATCGGCACGCGCGCGCGACTGCCCCGCTCCAGCTGCCACCGGATCCTGGATCAGCTGGTGCAGATCGGGTGGGTACGCCGGCACACGACCGGCTACTCCCTCGGCCATCGGGCCTCGCGGATCGGCTCCCGCGGGCCCAGTCGCGACCAGGTGCGCGAGGCCGCGGCGCCCGTGCTGCTGGACCTGCAGGTGCGTACCGGCCTCGTCGTGCACCTGTGCATGCTCGAGGGTCCGGAGGTGGTGTTCCTCGACAAGCTGGGCGGGCCGTTCGCGCTGTCCCTGCCCTCGGACGTGGGCAGCCGCTGGTGGGTCACGAACGCGACGATCGGCAAGACCATCCTGGCCTGGCTCCCGCCTGAGGAGGTCGACGCCCTGCTCGGTGAGTGCGCCGCCCCGGGCGGCATCGACGGTGACGACCCGTCGCTGCTGCACGCGGAGCTGGCTGAGATCCGCCGGCGGGGCGTGGGCTACGAGCGCGGCCTCGGGATGCCGGGCGTCGTCGGCGTCACCGCGCCGATCCTGACCGCGGACGGACCGGTCGCCGCGATCTCGGCGGTGGGGCCGGTGGAGCGGGTGGACTTCGCGCGACTCACGCCCGTGGTGCGCCACGCCGGTCGCCAGACCTCCGAGGCGCTGCAGTCCCGCATGTGCGCGGACAACGACGGCCCGGAGGCCGCGCTCGACCCGATCCCGTACCGCAAGCTCGGCTCGACCGAGGGCTGGCTGGGCGGGCGGCGGGTCGGGAGGTGCTGCGGCAAGCAGGAGGTCTGCGACCGGCTCTGGGGCGACAACAAGCTGGTGCGCCGCAACGAGCCCTGCGCCTGA
- a CDS encoding flavin reductase family protein, with protein MTIDVSEPETRLAPTAPPVPTGTVPTGTVKPGSAEMRRVMGQFASGVTVVTAIDDGEPVGFVCQSFASVSLDPPLVLFCAALGGTTWPRIQRAGRFSVNVLAEEQQDLCARFGSRAGRRFEGLDWARSRWGTPSLPGVLARVHCEIDAVHRAGDHDVVIGAVDELEWVGHADPMVFFRGAFRTSAQPTAGPR; from the coding sequence ATGACCATCGATGTGAGCGAGCCGGAGACCCGCCTCGCCCCGACCGCACCCCCCGTCCCGACCGGCACTGTCCCGACCGGCACCGTCAAGCCCGGCTCCGCCGAGATGCGCCGGGTGATGGGCCAGTTCGCGAGCGGCGTGACAGTCGTGACCGCCATCGACGACGGAGAGCCGGTCGGCTTCGTCTGCCAGTCCTTCGCCTCGGTCTCTCTCGACCCCCCGCTGGTGCTGTTCTGCGCCGCGCTCGGAGGCACGACCTGGCCGCGCATCCAGCGCGCCGGCCGGTTCAGCGTGAACGTCCTGGCCGAGGAGCAGCAGGACCTGTGCGCCCGGTTCGGCTCCCGCGCCGGACGCCGCTTCGAGGGCCTGGACTGGGCGCGGTCCCGGTGGGGCACCCCCAGCCTCCCGGGAGTCCTGGCCCGGGTGCACTGCGAGATCGACGCCGTGCACCGCGCCGGCGACCACGACGTCGTCATCGGCGCGGTCGACGAGCTGGAGTGGGTGGGCCACGCGGACCCGATGGTCTTCTTCCGCGGCGCCTTCCGCACGAGCGCTCAGCCGACCGCCGGCCCCCGATGA
- a CDS encoding LLM class flavin-dependent oxidoreductase produces the protein MTAAEQPPGVGLFLDLRNPERWRRPWPDFYRRQLDLIAEAEHQGADAVWFTEHHDADDGYLSQPLTFAAAAAARTSRMRIGTAVVLAALRHPRHLAEEAAIVDLVSAGRLELGIGAGFVAHEYAAFGQDLAQRYRLTDDAVREVRRLLGVVSPGPVQQPPPLWLGYQGPQGARRAGRMGTGLLSLDRRLLEPYAAGLAEGGHDPSTARMGGLLDLIVAEDPERTLARVLPHFVHQLNSYRRMAAGPGAAHRDLTDQEVAADTRGPGRIPGLSVLTPQEATATIRRRTAGIPARHVYCWASVAGMPDDVVTEHLSLLLGPVTTAVRTPAAPEVATSS, from the coding sequence ATGACGGCGGCCGAGCAGCCCCCGGGCGTCGGGCTCTTCCTCGACCTGCGCAACCCCGAGCGCTGGCGGCGGCCGTGGCCGGACTTCTACCGTCGCCAGCTCGACCTGATCGCCGAGGCCGAGCACCAGGGCGCCGACGCGGTCTGGTTCACCGAGCACCACGACGCCGACGACGGCTACCTCTCCCAGCCGCTGACCTTCGCCGCGGCCGCCGCCGCGCGCACGTCACGCATGCGGATCGGGACCGCCGTCGTGCTCGCGGCACTGCGCCACCCCCGCCACCTCGCCGAGGAGGCCGCGATCGTGGACCTGGTCTCGGCGGGACGCCTCGAGCTCGGCATCGGCGCCGGCTTCGTCGCCCACGAGTACGCCGCGTTCGGCCAGGACCTCGCGCAGCGCTACCGCCTCACCGACGACGCGGTCCGCGAGGTCCGGCGGCTGCTCGGCGTGGTGAGCCCCGGCCCGGTCCAGCAGCCACCGCCCCTGTGGCTGGGCTACCAGGGACCTCAGGGCGCGCGCCGGGCCGGGCGGATGGGCACCGGCCTGCTCTCCCTGGACCGCCGCCTGCTGGAGCCGTACGCCGCCGGGCTGGCCGAGGGCGGGCACGACCCGTCGACCGCGCGCATGGGCGGGCTGCTCGACCTGATCGTGGCCGAGGACCCGGAGCGGACGCTGGCCCGGGTGCTGCCGCACTTCGTGCACCAGCTGAACTCCTACCGGCGGATGGCGGCGGGACCCGGCGCCGCCCACCGTGACCTCACGGACCAGGAGGTGGCCGCCGACACCCGCGGGCCGGGCCGGATCCCGGGACTGAGCGTGCTCACGCCGCAGGAGGCCACGGCGACCATCCGCCGGCGTACGGCCGGGATCCCGGCGCGTCACGTCTACTGCTGGGCCAGCGTCGCCGGGATGCCCGACGACGTCGTGACCGAGCACCTGTCGCTGCTCCTCGGCCCGGTCACGACCGCGGTGCGCACCCCGGCTGCCCCCGAGGTCGCGACCTCCTCCTGA